The stretch of DNA TGGCGTCGTGCTCGGTGGCGCTCGGCCTGGCGCTGCCCGGCAGCGAATCGATCCCCGCGCTCGATCCCCGGCGCCCCGAGATCTGCCGGCGGAGCGGCGAGGCGGTGATGCGCCTCTTGCGGGACGGCCTCCGCCCGCGGGACATCCTGACGCGGGAGGCCTTCGAGAACGCGATCACGGCCGAGACCGCGATGGGCGGCTCGACCAACGCGGTGCTGCACCTGCTGGCGCTGGCCCAGGAAGCGGGCGTGCCGCTTGCGCTGTCCGACTTCGACGTCATTCCGCGCCGCACGCCGCACATCGCGGACATGCATCCGGGCGGCAAATACATGATGGTCGACCTCGACCGGGTCGGGGGCGTCAGCGTGGTGCTGCGTGAACTGCTGGACGCCGGGCTGATCCACGGCCGGGCCATGACCGTGACCGGCCGGACGATGGCGGAGAACCTGGCGGAGGTGACGCGGCCTGCCGGTCAGGACGTCGTGCATCCGGCCGAGTCGCCGATCGCGCCGCACGGCACGCTCGCCGTTCTCAGGGGGACGCTGGCCCCCGAGGGCGCCGTGATCAAGACGGCGGGGCTCCGGCGGCAGTCCTTCCGCGGTCCGGCGCGCGTCTTCGAGCGGGAAGAAGACGCGTTGGAGGCGATTACAAAGCGCCGGGTGGCCCCCGGTGACGTGATCGTGATCCGGTACGAGGGACCGAAGGGCGGCCCCGGGATGCGCGAGATGCTAGCCGTCACCGGCGCCCTGGTCGGGGCGGGGCTCGGGGAAGCAGTGGCCCTCATCACGGATGGACGGTTCTCCGGCGGGTCCCACGGCTTTGCGATCGGCCACGTGGCACCCGAGGCGGCGCACGGCGGTCCGATCGCCGTCGTCCGCGACGGCGATATGATCGCGATCGACCTGCCGGGCCGGCGGCTGGATCTGGACGTATCGGCCGACGAGCGCGAGCGGCGCCTTCACGCCTGGACGCCGGCCGAACCGCGGTATCGGGCCGGGGCGCTGGCCAAGTACGCGCGTCTTGTCTCCTCCGCGGCGCAGGGAGCAGTTCCCCGGCCGTAGCGTTGGCGGGGCCCGGCGAGGGGTAAAATGACCGGGGTGACCCGCGATGATGCGACGTTTGACAGTCGCCTGTGGACTGCTCACTTTGGCCGTGGCGGTGGCCCTGGCCGTGCAGCCGGGGCACGCTCTCTTTGGCGCCCGATCCGGAGCCGGGGTGAAGATCGCCGCAATTCCGGACAAACCCGCCCCGTCGCCTCCGCCGCCCCATCCGCTACCGCCTGCGCCACAACCCCAGCCGCTGCACCGCGCGCCCGTCCAGACGCAGCCCGCGCCGTCGCCGGGCCGGGTGGTGCTGGAGCAGATCACCAACACGCTCCTGAATCTTCCGAGGGTGTTGACTCAGAGGGCGCGGCCGTCGGACGAGCATTGAGGTAGGGATTCGACGGTGGCATCCCGGGAACAGTTCCTGAGACAGCTGTGGGACGACGTGATCAATCCGAGCATGCAGGAGCGCTGGATTGACAACGCGGTGAGGGCATCCGGGCGAAGCCCCGATGCGCCGTTCGCGGACGTCGGCACGGTACTCACACGGTTGCTGGCGGCCGGCGCCGCGCGCCGGGACCTGAGTGTGATCGCCCGTTTTGCCGCGTA from bacterium encodes:
- the ilvD gene encoding dihydroxy-acid dehydratase, which produces MARTLPNLKQRSAAVTEGPNRAPARAMLRATGLSDEDLNRPLVGVASSWNEVTPCNLHLNVLARHVKDGIRAAGGTPIEFTTIAVSDGISMGYEGMKASLVSRDLIADSVELMVLAEGFDAIVTIAGCDKSLPGMMMAMARLNIPSVFLYGGTIMPGKFEGRDVSIVDVFEAVGKFAAGTMTPEQLYQLECAACPGAGSCGGMYTANTMASCSVALGLALPGSESIPALDPRRPEICRRSGEAVMRLLRDGLRPRDILTREAFENAITAETAMGGSTNAVLHLLALAQEAGVPLALSDFDVIPRRTPHIADMHPGGKYMMVDLDRVGGVSVVLRELLDAGLIHGRAMTVTGRTMAENLAEVTRPAGQDVVHPAESPIAPHGTLAVLRGTLAPEGAVIKTAGLRRQSFRGPARVFEREEDALEAITKRRVAPGDVIVIRYEGPKGGPGMREMLAVTGALVGAGLGEAVALITDGRFSGGSHGFAIGHVAPEAAHGGPIAVVRDGDMIAIDLPGRRLDLDVSADERERRLHAWTPAEPRYRAGALAKYARLVSSAAQGAVPRP